The Corynebacterium camporealensis genome contains a region encoding:
- a CDS encoding pyruvate carboxylase, with product MSVSALPAFNKVLVANRGEIAVRAFRAAFETGATTVAVYPREDRNSFHRAFADEAVRIGAEGQPVKAYLDIEEIIRAAKKSGADAIYPGYGFLSERADLARACDEAGIKFIGPTASTLDLTGDKAAAVTAAEEAGLPTLQDSKPSTDVDELEEYSKDFNFPVFVKAVAGGGGRGMRFIEKPEDLKQKCAEASREAEAAFGDGHVYLETAVIKPQHIEVQILADSQGNVIHLFERDCSVQRRHQKVVEIAPAPTLDPELRDRICADAVKFCEHINYEGAGTVEFLVDERGNHVFIEMNPRVQVEHTVTEEVTGVDIVKSQMQIAAGASLEDLGLVQDEITLTGAALQCRITTEDPNNGFRPDTGTLTAYRSPGGAGVRLDGATSVGAEISPNFDSLLVKMTCRGKNFEQAVARAQRALNEFHVSGVATNIGFLRALLREPDFTGTRVDTGFINDHADLLKAPPAVDESGRIVEYIADVTVNRPNGDRPTALRPFDKLPELDKNAELPRGSRDELLELGPKAWAEKIRDQKPLAVTDTTFRDAHQSLLATRVRGTALVSAAEAVARMTPELFSVEAWGGATYDVAMRFLHEDPWVRLDLLREAMPNQNIQMLLRGRNTVGYTPYPDSVCRAFVQEAAKSGVDIFRIFDALNDVSQMRPAIDAVLETNTTVAEVAMAYSGDMCSPKEDLYTLDYYLKLAEQIVESGAHILAIKDMAGLLRPESASKLVSTLRKEFDLPVHVHTHDTAGGQLATYYAAALAGADVVDGASAPLAGTTSQPSLSAIVAAFSQTDRDTGLDLQAVSDLEPYWEAVRQLYAPFENGIPGPTGRVYKHEIPGGQLSNLRAQADALGLADRFEVIEDNYAAVNEMLGRPTKVTPSSKVVGDLALHLVGAGVDPADFEANPTKYDIPDSVNAFLRGQLGTPPGGWPELRDKVLDGRAETGAQITEVPEEEVQHLDSDNSKERRDSLNRLLFPKQFEEFNEFRRKYGNTEALTDTTFFYGLTEGEEKVVHFFPKDSTDRSELNAMVVRLDAVGEPDEKGMRNVVMNVNGQIRPMKVRDNNVESTVATVEKADPSNDGHVAAPFAGVVNPTAEPGDEVKAGDQIAVIEAMKMEASISATKDGVVERVAIGQATKVEGGDLIAVIK from the coding sequence GTGTCTGTATCTGCGCTTCCCGCGTTTAACAAAGTTCTCGTAGCAAACCGTGGTGAAATTGCTGTCCGTGCTTTCCGTGCAGCTTTTGAGACCGGTGCTACTACCGTTGCTGTGTATCCCCGCGAGGACCGCAACTCCTTCCACCGCGCTTTTGCGGATGAGGCAGTGCGCATCGGTGCGGAGGGCCAGCCGGTTAAGGCTTACCTCGATATCGAAGAGATTATCCGTGCTGCTAAGAAGTCGGGCGCGGATGCTATCTACCCGGGCTACGGCTTCCTCTCCGAGCGCGCTGACCTGGCACGTGCGTGTGATGAGGCGGGTATCAAGTTCATTGGCCCGACCGCATCGACTCTGGATCTGACCGGTGACAAGGCAGCTGCTGTAACCGCTGCTGAAGAAGCTGGTCTGCCGACCCTGCAGGACTCCAAGCCGTCGACTGATGTGGATGAGCTGGAGGAGTACTCCAAGGACTTCAACTTCCCGGTTTTCGTTAAGGCGGTTGCTGGTGGCGGTGGCCGTGGTATGCGCTTCATCGAAAAGCCAGAGGACTTAAAGCAGAAGTGTGCCGAGGCGTCCCGCGAGGCTGAGGCAGCATTTGGCGATGGCCACGTGTACCTCGAGACCGCAGTGATTAAGCCGCAGCACATTGAGGTCCAGATTCTGGCCGATAGCCAGGGCAACGTTATTCACCTGTTCGAGCGTGACTGCTCGGTGCAGCGTCGTCACCAGAAGGTCGTCGAGATTGCTCCGGCACCGACTCTGGATCCGGAACTGCGCGACCGCATTTGTGCAGATGCCGTGAAGTTCTGTGAGCACATCAACTACGAGGGTGCCGGCACCGTCGAGTTCCTGGTGGATGAGCGCGGCAACCACGTCTTTATTGAGATGAACCCGCGCGTGCAGGTGGAGCACACGGTGACTGAGGAGGTCACCGGTGTGGACATCGTGAAGTCCCAGATGCAGATTGCTGCCGGTGCTTCCCTGGAGGACCTTGGCCTGGTGCAGGATGAAATCACCCTGACCGGTGCGGCCCTGCAGTGCCGTATCACCACCGAGGACCCGAACAATGGCTTCCGTCCGGATACCGGTACCTTGACCGCGTACCGTTCGCCGGGCGGCGCAGGCGTGCGTCTCGACGGCGCAACCTCTGTCGGCGCGGAAATCTCCCCGAACTTCGACTCCCTGCTGGTGAAGATGACCTGCCGTGGCAAGAACTTCGAGCAGGCTGTCGCCCGTGCACAGCGTGCGCTCAATGAGTTCCACGTTTCCGGCGTGGCCACCAACATCGGCTTCCTGCGCGCCCTGCTGCGTGAGCCGGACTTCACCGGCACCCGCGTGGACACCGGCTTCATCAACGACCACGCTGACCTGCTGAAGGCACCGCCGGCTGTCGATGAGTCCGGTCGTATCGTCGAGTACATCGCTGATGTCACCGTTAACAGGCCGAATGGTGACCGTCCGACTGCGCTGCGTCCTTTCGATAAGCTGCCGGAGCTGGACAAGAACGCTGAGCTGCCGCGCGGTTCCCGCGACGAACTGCTGGAGCTGGGCCCGAAGGCGTGGGCAGAAAAGATTCGCGACCAGAAGCCGCTGGCTGTCACCGACACCACCTTCCGCGATGCTCACCAGTCCCTGCTGGCTACCCGCGTGCGTGGTACCGCGCTGGTCTCTGCCGCTGAGGCTGTGGCCCGCATGACCCCGGAGCTGTTCTCCGTGGAGGCCTGGGGCGGTGCAACTTACGACGTCGCCATGCGCTTCCTGCATGAGGATCCGTGGGTTCGCCTGGACCTGCTGCGTGAGGCCATGCCGAACCAGAACATCCAGATGCTGCTGCGCGGCCGCAACACCGTCGGCTACACCCCGTACCCGGATTCGGTCTGCCGTGCCTTTGTGCAGGAGGCAGCCAAGTCCGGCGTGGATATCTTCCGCATTTTTGACGCGCTTAACGATGTTTCCCAGATGCGCCCGGCCATCGACGCCGTCCTGGAGACCAACACCACCGTGGCTGAGGTGGCCATGGCGTACTCCGGCGATATGTGCTCGCCGAAGGAAGACCTCTACACCCTGGACTACTACCTGAAGCTCGCAGAGCAGATTGTCGAGTCCGGTGCCCACATCCTGGCCATTAAGGACATGGCTGGTCTGCTGCGTCCGGAGTCTGCGTCCAAGCTGGTCAGCACCCTGCGCAAGGAATTCGACCTGCCGGTCCACGTCCACACCCACGACACCGCTGGTGGCCAACTGGCTACCTACTACGCGGCTGCGCTGGCCGGTGCCGACGTTGTCGATGGCGCTTCCGCACCGCTGGCAGGCACCACCTCCCAGCCGTCGCTGTCCGCTATCGTCGCTGCGTTCTCCCAGACCGACCGCGATACCGGCCTGGACCTGCAGGCGGTCTCCGACCTGGAGCCATACTGGGAGGCTGTCCGCCAGCTTTACGCTCCGTTCGAAAACGGTATTCCTGGCCCGACCGGCCGCGTGTACAAGCACGAGATTCCGGGTGGCCAGCTGTCCAACCTGCGTGCGCAGGCCGACGCCCTGGGTTTGGCCGACCGCTTCGAGGTCATCGAGGACAACTACGCCGCAGTAAACGAGATGCTGGGCCGCCCGACCAAGGTGACCCCGTCCTCCAAGGTCGTCGGTGACCTGGCGCTGCACCTGGTGGGTGCAGGTGTCGACCCGGCTGACTTCGAGGCCAACCCGACCAAGTACGACATCCCGGATTCCGTTAACGCCTTTCTGCGTGGCCAGCTCGGTACCCCTCCGGGTGGCTGGCCGGAGCTGCGCGACAAGGTTTTGGACGGTCGTGCAGAAACCGGCGCACAGATCACCGAGGTTCCGGAAGAAGAAGTTCAGCACCTGGATTCCGACAACTCCAAGGAGCGTCGTGACAGCCTGAACCGTCTGCTCTTCCCGAAGCAGTTCGAGGAGTTCAACGAGTTCCGTCGTAAGTACGGCAACACCGAGGCTCTCACCGACACCACGTTCTTCTACGGTCTGACCGAGGGCGAGGAGAAGGTTGTGCACTTCTTCCCGAAGGACTCCACCGACCGCTCCGAGCTCAACGCCATGGTCGTGCGCCTGGACGCTGTCGGCGAGCCGGACGAGAAGGGTATGCGCAACGTTGTCATGAACGTCAACGGCCAGATTCGCCCGATGAAGGTCCGCGACAACAACGTCGAGTCCACCGTCGCCACCGTCGAGAAGGCTGATCCGTCCAACGACGGCCACGTGGCCGCTCCGTTCGCTGGTGTGGTCAACCCGACCGCAGAGCCTGGCGACGAGGTCAAGGCCGGCGACCAAATCGCCGTCATCGAGGCCATGAAGATGGAAGCCTCCATCTCCGCCACCAAGGATGGCGTCGTCGAGCGCGTTGCTATCGGCCAGGCCACCAAGGTTGAAGGCGGCGACCTCATCGCTGTCATCAAGTAG
- a CDS encoding GNAT family N-acetyltransferase, translated as MTINDSTIGVRLATDEDRTYFSRLLYLANVFGDEQSEIKDCHLPDLETYIDDWSPRIDGGVIALSDFKVPAGGTWLRYFTGERKGDAYLANPEKDSTDQSHWATKYDPESIPELCIAVERRYAGLGVGAQLLRNVCDLAAEQGAPAIALWVDSENDRASRLYRKEGFEPIEVEGQKPGQMVKYL; from the coding sequence ATGACTATCAACGACTCCACCATCGGTGTCCGCCTAGCCACTGACGAAGATCGCACCTACTTTTCGCGTCTGCTCTACCTCGCCAACGTCTTTGGCGACGAGCAGTCCGAAATCAAAGACTGCCACCTTCCAGACTTGGAAACCTACATCGATGACTGGTCCCCGCGCATCGACGGCGGCGTGATCGCCCTGTCGGACTTCAAAGTCCCGGCTGGTGGTACGTGGCTGCGCTACTTCACCGGCGAACGCAAAGGCGATGCCTACCTCGCCAACCCGGAGAAGGACTCCACCGACCAGTCCCACTGGGCCACGAAGTACGACCCGGAGTCCATCCCGGAGCTGTGCATCGCAGTAGAGCGCCGCTATGCCGGCCTCGGCGTCGGTGCCCAGTTGCTGCGCAACGTCTGCGACCTCGCCGCTGAGCAAGGCGCCCCCGCCATTGCGCTGTGGGTCGATTCCGAGAACGACCGCGCCTCCCGCCTCTACCGCAAGGAAGGCTTCGAACCCATCGAGGTCGAAGGCCAAAAGCCCGGCCAGATGGTCAAGTACCTCTAA
- a CDS encoding acetyl/propionyl/methylcrotonyl-CoA carboxylase subunit alpha → MAVETKKITKVLIANRGEIAVRVIRAARDAGIASVAVYAEPDAKAPFVALADEAFALGGQNSAESYLVFDKILDAAQKSGADAIHPGYGFLSENADFAQAVIDAGLTWIGPSPQSIRDLGDKVTARHIAQRADAPMTPGTQEPVADAAEIQAFADEHGLPVAIKAAFGGGGRGMKVAHTREEIPELFESATREAVAAFGRGECFVERYLDRARHVEAQVLADQHGNVVVAGTRDCSLQRRFQKLVEEAPAPFLTDEQRSTIHESAKRICREAGYFGAGTVEYLVGSDGLISFLEVNTRLQVEHPVTEETTGLDLVREQFRIAEGEELTLSEDPAPHGHSIEFRINGEDAAANFMPAPGTVTAYSEPAGPGVRVDSGVTAGTVIGGQFDSMLAKLIVSGPDRETTLRRAARALDEFQVEGLPTVIPFHRAIVDDPDFAAPEGNYRVYTKWIEEEWDNQLPAAEPAADADDEEVLPPQKYVVEVDGRRIEVALPGHLVLGNGAAPRKKKKRRSGGSGSAASGDAVVAPMQGTVIKLNVEEGQEVAEGDVVAVLEAMKMENPVKAHKSGTVSGLNASEGGQVHKGDALMEIK, encoded by the coding sequence GTGGCAGTAGAAACCAAGAAGATCACCAAGGTGCTCATTGCTAACCGTGGTGAAATTGCAGTCCGCGTGATCCGCGCGGCACGCGACGCCGGCATTGCCTCCGTTGCGGTATACGCCGAGCCTGACGCCAAAGCACCATTCGTTGCGCTTGCCGACGAAGCCTTTGCCCTCGGCGGCCAAAACTCTGCCGAGTCCTACTTAGTCTTCGACAAAATCCTTGACGCCGCGCAGAAGTCCGGCGCCGATGCCATCCACCCGGGTTACGGCTTCCTGTCTGAGAATGCCGATTTCGCGCAGGCAGTTATCGATGCCGGCCTGACCTGGATTGGTCCCTCCCCGCAGTCCATCCGTGACTTGGGCGATAAGGTCACCGCGCGCCACATCGCACAGCGTGCCGACGCCCCGATGACCCCGGGCACCCAGGAGCCGGTTGCCGATGCCGCCGAGATCCAGGCCTTTGCCGACGAGCACGGCCTGCCCGTGGCTATCAAGGCTGCCTTCGGCGGTGGCGGCCGCGGCATGAAGGTTGCCCACACCCGCGAAGAAATCCCGGAGCTGTTTGAGTCCGCTACCCGCGAGGCCGTTGCTGCCTTCGGCCGCGGTGAGTGCTTCGTGGAGCGCTACCTCGACCGCGCTCGCCACGTTGAGGCCCAGGTGCTTGCCGATCAGCACGGCAACGTCGTCGTCGCTGGCACCCGCGACTGCTCCCTGCAGCGTCGTTTCCAGAAGCTGGTCGAGGAAGCCCCGGCTCCGTTCCTGACCGATGAGCAGCGCTCCACCATTCACGAGTCCGCCAAGCGCATCTGCCGCGAAGCTGGCTACTTCGGTGCCGGTACCGTCGAGTACCTCGTTGGTTCCGACGGCCTGATTTCCTTCCTCGAGGTCAACACCCGCCTGCAGGTTGAGCACCCGGTCACCGAGGAAACCACCGGCCTGGACTTGGTCCGCGAACAGTTCCGCATTGCTGAGGGCGAAGAGCTCACCTTGAGCGAGGACCCGGCACCGCACGGTCACTCCATCGAATTCCGCATCAACGGCGAGGATGCCGCCGCAAACTTCATGCCAGCTCCTGGCACCGTCACCGCCTACAGCGAACCGGCAGGCCCGGGCGTCCGCGTTGATTCCGGCGTAACCGCTGGCACCGTCATCGGCGGCCAGTTCGACTCCATGCTGGCCAAGCTCATCGTCTCCGGCCCGGACCGTGAGACCACCCTGCGTCGTGCAGCACGTGCCCTGGACGAGTTCCAGGTCGAGGGCCTGCCGACGGTCATTCCTTTCCATCGCGCCATCGTCGACGACCCGGACTTTGCTGCCCCGGAGGGCAACTACCGCGTCTACACCAAGTGGATCGAAGAAGAGTGGGATAACCAGCTGCCTGCTGCGGAGCCTGCTGCCGATGCCGACGACGAAGAAGTCCTGCCACCGCAGAAGTACGTCGTTGAGGTCGACGGCCGCCGCATCGAGGTCGCCCTGCCAGGCCACCTGGTACTCGGCAACGGTGCTGCTCCGCGCAAGAAGAAGAAGCGTCGTTCCGGCGGTTCTGGTTCCGCCGCATCTGGCGATGCCGTCGTGGCACCGATGCAGGGCACCGTCATCAAGCTCAACGTGGAAGAAGGCCAGGAAGTCGCCGAGGGTGACGTCGTGGCAGTTCTGGAAGCGATGAAGATGGAAAACCCAGTCAAGGCTCACAAGTCCGGCACCGTATCCGGCCTGAATGCCAGCGAAGGCGGCCAGGTCCACAAGGGCGATGCCCTCATGGAAATCAAGTAG
- a CDS encoding sulfurtransferase — MAEFDPHPPFQEYAEPGKLVSAPWLSARLGINGLRVIEVDEDALLYDIGHIPTATRINFQNELMDPVTRDIVDGEAFAQLMSEKGIRREDTVVLYGDKSNWWATYALWVFESFGHPDVRLLDGGRDAWMSEERDTSYMVPEHPTSDYPVVERDDAAHRAFVSDLLNNTDATIVDTRPPEEYAGQATEHSAQGDSPYGTTIRHGHIPGAINLEWDRATYPNACFRRLEDLKTNYGALTPSDETILYSHVGAQAAHTWFVLKFLIGFDNVRTYDGSWAEWGNMVRMPIER, encoded by the coding sequence GTGGCAGAGTTCGACCCCCATCCCCCATTTCAGGAATATGCCGAGCCCGGCAAGTTAGTCTCCGCGCCGTGGTTATCCGCCCGCCTGGGCATTAACGGTTTGCGCGTCATTGAGGTCGATGAAGACGCCCTGCTTTACGATATCGGCCACATCCCCACCGCCACCCGCATCAACTTCCAAAATGAACTGATGGACCCGGTCACCCGCGACATCGTCGACGGCGAGGCTTTTGCCCAGCTGATGTCCGAGAAGGGCATTCGCCGCGAAGACACCGTCGTGCTCTATGGCGATAAGTCAAACTGGTGGGCCACCTACGCGCTGTGGGTCTTTGAAAGCTTTGGTCACCCGGATGTGCGCCTGCTCGACGGCGGCCGCGATGCCTGGATGAGCGAAGAGCGCGATACCTCTTACATGGTCCCGGAGCACCCGACTAGCGATTACCCGGTCGTCGAGCGTGACGATGCCGCCCACCGCGCCTTTGTCTCCGACCTACTCAACAACACTGATGCCACCATCGTCGATACCCGCCCACCTGAGGAATACGCCGGCCAGGCCACCGAGCATTCCGCCCAGGGCGATTCCCCTTATGGCACCACCATTCGCCACGGCCACATCCCGGGCGCCATCAACCTCGAGTGGGACCGCGCGACCTATCCGAACGCCTGCTTCCGCCGCCTAGAAGATCTCAAGACCAACTACGGCGCGCTCACACCGAGTGATGAGACGATTTTGTACTCGCACGTCGGCGCGCAGGCCGCCCACACCTGGTTTGTTCTAAAGTTCCTCATTGGCTTCGACAACGTGCGCACCTACGACGGCTCCTGGGCTGAGTGGGGCAACATGGTTCGTATGCCGATCGAGCGCTAA
- a CDS encoding Cj0069 family protein has protein sequence MHKAIVVFEVEGGSDKGADGHRKDTMPIVNAIKDAGWHSEVIYFHPDNADDIYTKVSENFDAYISRVNPGNIPGGEKGYFELLTKLADAGLVGMSTPADMMAYGAKDALVKLNDTPLVPEDTAAYYEVEDFHKTFPNTLSYGERVLKQNRGSTGEGIWRVRLADADLAQSVEPGTDLPLDTELKCTEAVDNKTHDYKLGDFMDFCDQYIIGDNGMLVDMCFMPRIVEGEIRILLVGDEPVFIVHKKPAEGGDSFSATLFSGAKYTYDKPESWPELLEMFEKARPVIADKLGDTDDVPLIWTADFMLADGEDGEDTYVLGEINCSCVGFTSELDMGIQEKVAAEAISRVEKKNA, from the coding sequence GTGCACAAAGCTATCGTCGTATTTGAGGTTGAAGGCGGCTCCGACAAGGGCGCAGACGGCCACCGCAAGGACACGATGCCAATTGTCAACGCCATCAAGGACGCGGGTTGGCACTCCGAGGTCATCTACTTCCACCCGGACAACGCTGATGACATCTACACCAAGGTTTCTGAGAACTTCGACGCCTACATCTCTCGTGTGAACCCGGGCAACATCCCAGGTGGCGAGAAGGGCTACTTCGAGCTGCTCACCAAGCTTGCCGATGCAGGCCTGGTTGGCATGTCTACCCCAGCTGACATGATGGCTTACGGCGCCAAGGACGCCCTGGTCAAGCTGAACGACACCCCGCTGGTTCCGGAAGACACCGCCGCATACTACGAGGTCGAGGACTTCCACAAGACCTTCCCGAACACCCTGTCCTACGGTGAGCGCGTTCTGAAGCAGAACCGTGGCTCCACCGGTGAGGGCATCTGGCGCGTCCGTCTGGCAGATGCTGACCTGGCTCAGTCCGTTGAGCCGGGCACCGACCTGCCGCTGGACACCGAACTGAAGTGCACCGAGGCCGTGGACAACAAGACCCACGACTACAAGCTGGGCGACTTCATGGACTTCTGTGACCAGTACATCATCGGCGACAACGGCATGCTGGTCGATATGTGCTTCATGCCGCGCATCGTCGAGGGCGAAATCCGCATCCTGCTCGTTGGCGATGAGCCGGTCTTCATCGTCCACAAGAAGCCGGCTGAGGGCGGCGACAGCTTCTCCGCAACCCTGTTCTCCGGTGCAAAGTACACCTACGACAAGCCGGAGTCCTGGCCGGAGCTGCTCGAGATGTTCGAAAAGGCTCGCCCGGTCATCGCCGACAAGCTGGGCGATACCGACGACGTTCCGCTAATCTGGACCGCTGACTTCATGCTTGCCGACGGCGAAGACGGCGAGGACACCTACGTTCTCGGCGAGATCAACTGCTCCTGCGTCGGCTTCACCTCTGAGCTCGACATGGGCATCCAGGAAAAGGTTGCCGCTGAAGCAATCTCTCGCGTGGAAAAGAAGAACGCTTAA
- a CDS encoding DUF4282 domain-containing protein, protein MAENNSEPYSWGIPEEFQQPQQPAQQAEQPQQADSTTTTTAPNNAPDSNESGVKKFFNRHVRHGVLFERLWDFEFKNFMTIGLVRILYIISIALAVVVWLAFILFTFVAFVQLLFDDFGSGVVMFFLWLLVIVAGWIPAWLWILGSRVFFEGIVALIRIAQNSSDISGQLHNKM, encoded by the coding sequence ATGGCGGAGAACAACTCTGAGCCGTATTCCTGGGGCATCCCGGAAGAATTCCAGCAGCCGCAGCAGCCAGCGCAGCAAGCCGAGCAACCGCAGCAGGCAGACTCGACGACGACCACTACTGCGCCAAATAATGCGCCTGACTCGAACGAATCAGGCGTGAAGAAGTTCTTCAACAGGCACGTGCGCCACGGTGTTCTTTTTGAACGCCTATGGGACTTTGAGTTTAAGAATTTCATGACCATTGGTCTGGTGCGGATTCTTTACATCATCAGCATCGCCCTGGCGGTTGTGGTGTGGCTCGCCTTCATCCTGTTTACTTTCGTAGCTTTCGTGCAGCTATTGTTCGATGACTTCGGCAGTGGCGTCGTGATGTTCTTCCTCTGGCTGCTTGTCATAGTTGCGGGATGGATTCCGGCCTGGCTCTGGATTCTTGGCTCGCGAGTGTTCTTCGAAGGAATTGTTGCCCTCATTCGCATCGCACAGAACAGCTCCGATATCTCCGGACAGTTGCACAACAAGATGTAG
- a CDS encoding DUF3151 domain-containing protein: MEINDMLAPDPIRLPADPGADSTDDLQAGLIGHPNSPLLWALLAEKELERLRSDEALPTAYITAYAYARTGYHRSLDRLRANGWKGWGPVPFSHEPNQGVLRAIAALAHTAQAIGEDDEYDRLRQMLSDADPDSVAALLD; the protein is encoded by the coding sequence ATGGAAATTAACGACATGTTAGCCCCTGACCCGATTCGTCTGCCTGCCGATCCTGGTGCCGACTCCACCGACGACCTGCAGGCTGGTCTTATCGGGCACCCTAATTCCCCACTGCTGTGGGCACTGCTCGCCGAGAAGGAACTCGAGCGCCTGCGCTCCGATGAGGCCCTGCCGACCGCGTACATCACGGCTTACGCTTATGCCCGCACCGGCTACCACCGCAGCCTGGACCGCCTGCGCGCCAACGGCTGGAAGGGCTGGGGCCCGGTTCCGTTCTCCCACGAGCCGAACCAGGGCGTTCTGCGCGCCATCGCCGCACTCGCCCACACCGCACAGGCCATCGGCGAGGACGATGAGTACGACCGCCTGCGCCAAATGCTTTCCGATGCCGACCCCGACTCCGTCGCCGCCCTCCTCGACTAA
- a CDS encoding Maf family protein produces the protein MRIVLASQSPSRASILRSAGVEPVLRPADVDEETIQAELAGHPPAEIVAALATAKAEAVAPDVAGATEGDGDTVIIGGDSMLLLDGELQGKPHTVDNTIARWRAQAGKQAELLTGHCVIYGDQRHVETARTVLRFAPISEVDIAKYARSGEPLQCAGAFTLEALGGWFIDRIEGDPSSVIGLSLPVVRRALYSFGFNASDFWENS, from the coding sequence ATGCGGATAGTTCTCGCTTCCCAGTCGCCTTCCCGGGCGAGCATCCTGCGCTCCGCGGGCGTGGAGCCTGTCCTGCGGCCTGCCGATGTCGACGAAGAGACCATCCAGGCAGAACTTGCCGGCCACCCTCCCGCGGAGATTGTCGCTGCCTTAGCCACTGCCAAAGCCGAAGCGGTGGCTCCGGACGTTGCCGGAGCCACCGAGGGTGATGGAGACACCGTCATCATCGGCGGGGATTCCATGTTGCTGCTCGACGGCGAACTCCAAGGCAAACCGCACACTGTCGACAACACCATCGCCCGCTGGCGTGCCCAGGCCGGCAAACAGGCTGAGCTGCTCACCGGTCACTGCGTCATTTACGGCGACCAGCGCCACGTCGAGACCGCACGCACGGTGTTGCGCTTTGCGCCGATTAGTGAGGTGGACATCGCAAAGTATGCTCGCTCCGGTGAGCCACTGCAGTGCGCAGGTGCCTTTACGCTGGAGGCCCTGGGCGGTTGGTTTATCGACCGTATCGAGGGCGATCCCTCCTCGGTCATCGGGCTGTCGCTGCCGGTGGTGCGCCGTGCGCTGTATAGCTTCGGATTCAATGCTTCGGACTTCTGGGAGAACTCCTAG
- a CDS encoding acyl-CoA carboxylase subunit epsilon — protein sequence MSAPAFQIVKGSPSDAEVAALTMVFTQLSQQARAQAAGAGVGERNLWGRLEDRYSQYGAQEVFNPSAFRNVRYY from the coding sequence ATGTCCGCACCCGCTTTCCAGATTGTTAAAGGTTCCCCGAGTGACGCTGAGGTCGCCGCACTGACCATGGTGTTTACTCAGCTCTCCCAGCAGGCCCGCGCCCAGGCTGCCGGCGCTGGTGTGGGCGAACGCAACCTCTGGGGACGGTTGGAAGATCGCTACAGCCAGTACGGCGCGCAGGAGGTCTTCAACCCCTCTGCGTTTCGTAACGTGCGCTACTACTAA